A genomic window from Candidatus Methylacidiphilum fumarolicum includes:
- the clpS gene encoding ATP-dependent Clp protease adapter ClpS, translating to MTEGRWLMAVEQLTSPDVIKEESVEEKVKEAFDQLWGVIVWNDPINLMSYVVYVFQRVLKMSKQDATRHMLEVHNKGKSMVAKETKEKAELLVHQLQGFGLQATMEKT from the coding sequence ATGACTGAAGGGAGGTGGTTAATGGCGGTAGAGCAATTAACAAGTCCTGATGTAATAAAAGAAGAGTCGGTCGAAGAGAAGGTTAAGGAGGCCTTCGACCAACTTTGGGGAGTTATTGTCTGGAATGACCCAATTAATTTAATGAGTTATGTTGTTTATGTGTTCCAGAGAGTGCTTAAGATGAGCAAGCAGGACGCTACACGTCATATGCTGGAGGTGCATAATAAAGGGAAAAGCATGGTAGCAAAAGAAACTAAGGAAAAAGCTGAGCTATTGGTTCACCAATTACAAGGGTTTGGTTTGCAAGCAACAATGGAGAAAACGTGA
- a CDS encoding DUF2017 family protein has translation MKIREENEELVILFEPTERELLVSSLFELRKHYQQEISQLPESLRKFWQGELSRDPQLQSEFDDLIEDLSAERIELRSERLRLLEEWLSRDSPLRNPSKGFLRIAKKDIDQFLCLLNDRRLTLAIIHGITEEQMDWDPFLIKSKPLQQAIWEIHFLAYLQENCISYLMG, from the coding sequence GTGAAGATTAGGGAGGAAAATGAAGAATTGGTTATTCTTTTCGAACCGACCGAAAGAGAATTACTTGTAAGTTCTCTTTTTGAGCTCAGGAAACATTATCAGCAAGAAATTTCGCAACTTCCTGAATCATTAAGGAAGTTTTGGCAGGGTGAACTCAGCCGAGATCCACAGCTTCAGTCTGAATTTGATGATCTCATAGAAGATTTATCAGCCGAAAGAATCGAGTTGCGTTCGGAAAGACTTCGTTTGTTAGAAGAATGGCTTTCTAGGGATAGCCCCTTACGTAATCCATCCAAAGGATTTTTGCGTATAGCTAAAAAGGATATAGATCAATTTTTATGCCTATTAAATGATCGCCGATTAACTCTAGCTATAATCCATGGAATAACTGAGGAACAAATGGACTGGGATCCATTTTTAATAAAATCCAAGCCCTTGCAGCAAGCAATTTGGGAAATTCATTTTTTAGCTTATCTTCAAGAAAATTGTATTTCTTATTTAATGGGTTAA
- a CDS encoding glycogen/starch/alpha-glucan phosphorylase, whose product MTSHNGQWRFATDTTPEGIRESILTHLRLSLARSPDTATPFDWWISTAMMCQDHIVDRFLAAYRTQKIEKVKRLYFLSLEYFLGRLLHQNLINLGIVEQTKKALIGLGLDIDQIFEEEPQIGLGNGGLGRLAACFLDSLSTLRYPAFGYGLHYEFGLFHQEIINGYQVERPDDWTRFGVPWEIIRPRLSQVIRLYGNIDWNGQKPVWVGGKDILGVPYDYLIPGYNSPVVNVLRLWRSKSTVEFDLEAFNRGGYFEAVAEKNFCESISKVLYPNDKTEIGRELRLIQQYFFVSCSLHDIVRRFLKEHSNFNDFPSKVVIHLNDTHPSIAVAELMRIFLDEHNLSWDQAWKLVSQSFAYTNHTLLPEALEKWSVPLFERVLPRHLLIIYEINKHLLDSIPIDIPERDKIIRQISIIEETYPKLVRMANLAICGSYSINGVSSLHSELLKKSLFHPFYLLFPQKFRNVTNGITPRLWLLASNPRLSNLITKAIGEDWPADLEKLKALKSFVLDPDFQEEYKLVKQANKIELANLLKSRYNFILDPEAIFDVQIKRIHEYKRQHLNLLQILSLYRRILDNPNLDIHPRVFLIAGKAAPGYDLAKCIIKAINAVSYKINNDPRANKKIRVYFIPNYGIWSACKIIPAADVSEQISTAGKEASGTGNMKLALNGALTVGTLDGANIEIREAVGEENIFIFGLKAEEIAQLAAAGYSSRKIYETDPEIKYLLDWLGSGEFTPLEPPSVLHPIVHSLIDGGDPFYVLADFHSYKETQSKVDQEYKDQETWVSKAILNTASLGWFSSDRSIKQYATTIWNLSPCLPK is encoded by the coding sequence ATGACATCTCATAATGGGCAATGGAGATTTGCCACGGATACTACTCCTGAAGGCATACGAGAATCGATCCTTACTCATCTTAGGCTCAGTCTGGCTCGATCTCCTGACACAGCAACTCCTTTTGATTGGTGGATTTCAACAGCTATGATGTGTCAAGATCATATTGTTGACCGATTTCTTGCTGCTTACAGAACGCAGAAAATAGAGAAGGTAAAAAGGCTTTATTTTTTATCACTGGAGTATTTTTTGGGCAGGCTTTTGCATCAAAATCTAATAAACCTTGGAATTGTTGAACAAACCAAGAAGGCTTTAATCGGACTTGGATTAGATATAGATCAAATCTTTGAAGAAGAACCTCAAATAGGGCTAGGCAATGGGGGGTTAGGAAGGCTTGCTGCCTGTTTTCTTGATAGTTTATCGACTTTGCGTTACCCGGCCTTTGGTTATGGTCTGCACTATGAATTTGGCCTTTTTCATCAAGAAATCATCAACGGCTACCAAGTGGAAAGACCCGATGACTGGACAAGATTTGGAGTTCCTTGGGAGATTATTCGGCCACGATTATCTCAAGTTATCAGACTCTATGGAAATATAGATTGGAATGGTCAAAAGCCTGTATGGGTGGGGGGAAAGGATATTTTAGGAGTCCCCTATGATTATCTCATACCTGGTTATAATAGTCCTGTTGTTAATGTCTTACGCTTATGGAGATCGAAATCTACCGTTGAGTTTGATCTTGAAGCTTTCAACCGTGGTGGATATTTTGAAGCGGTTGCAGAAAAAAACTTTTGCGAGTCTATCTCCAAAGTTCTCTATCCCAATGACAAAACAGAGATTGGGAGAGAGTTGCGTTTAATTCAACAATATTTTTTTGTTTCCTGCTCTCTCCATGATATCGTCCGAAGGTTTTTGAAGGAGCACTCTAATTTCAACGATTTTCCTTCAAAAGTGGTAATTCATCTAAATGATACCCATCCTTCTATAGCCGTTGCGGAGCTGATGCGTATTTTTCTTGATGAACACAACTTGTCTTGGGATCAAGCTTGGAAGCTGGTATCTCAAAGCTTTGCTTATACAAACCATACTTTATTGCCTGAAGCTCTGGAAAAATGGTCCGTTCCACTCTTTGAGAGAGTATTACCTAGGCATCTTCTAATCATTTATGAAATTAACAAACATCTTTTGGATAGCATCCCCATAGACATACCAGAAAGAGATAAAATTATACGTCAGATATCAATCATCGAAGAAACCTATCCAAAGCTTGTTCGAATGGCTAATCTTGCAATTTGTGGCAGTTATTCTATCAATGGGGTATCCTCCCTTCACAGTGAGTTGCTTAAAAAAAGTCTTTTCCACCCTTTTTATCTTTTGTTTCCACAGAAATTCCGAAACGTGACCAATGGCATCACCCCACGACTCTGGTTATTAGCCTCCAACCCTAGGCTTTCTAACCTTATCACTAAAGCCATAGGAGAAGATTGGCCTGCCGATTTAGAAAAACTAAAAGCGCTTAAAAGCTTTGTTTTAGATCCTGATTTTCAAGAAGAGTACAAACTAGTCAAGCAAGCCAATAAAATAGAATTGGCAAACTTGCTGAAAAGCCGATACAATTTTATTCTGGATCCAGAGGCTATTTTCGATGTTCAGATTAAACGAATTCATGAATATAAAAGGCAACATCTCAATTTGCTACAAATTCTCTCTCTTTACCGTAGGATACTAGATAATCCTAATCTGGATATCCATCCACGAGTTTTTCTAATTGCTGGGAAAGCCGCTCCAGGATACGATCTTGCCAAGTGCATCATCAAAGCGATCAATGCCGTTAGCTATAAAATTAACAACGATCCCCGTGCGAATAAAAAAATTAGAGTCTATTTCATTCCTAACTACGGTATTTGGTCAGCATGTAAAATTATTCCTGCAGCTGATGTTTCCGAACAAATTTCAACAGCAGGCAAAGAAGCTTCTGGAACGGGAAATATGAAACTTGCCTTAAATGGAGCTCTAACAGTTGGGACTCTGGATGGAGCAAATATTGAAATTAGAGAGGCAGTTGGAGAAGAAAATATTTTCATCTTTGGTCTTAAAGCTGAAGAGATTGCTCAATTAGCTGCTGCCGGGTATTCTTCAAGAAAAATTTATGAGACAGATCCAGAAATTAAATATCTATTGGATTGGTTAGGAAGTGGAGAATTTACTCCTCTAGAACCTCCTTCTGTGCTTCATCCTATCGTTCATAGTCTAATTGACGGAGGGGATCCTTTTTATGTTTTAGCTGATTTTCACTCTTACAAAGAAACGCAATCGAAGGTGGATCAAGAATACAAAGACCAAGAAACATGGGTTTCAAAAGCTATTCTCAACACTGCCTCTCTTGGTTGGTTCTCTAGCGACCGGTCAATTAAACAATATGCTACAACCATTTGGAATCTTTCGCCTTGTCTTCCTAAGTAA